One window from the genome of Henckelia pumila isolate YLH828 unplaced genomic scaffold, ASM3356847v2 CTG_525:::fragment_1, whole genome shotgun sequence encodes:
- the LOC140872975 gene encoding wall-associated receptor kinase 5-like, protein MSLRSLFLNLIIFFNLLPFAHSDIISKPNCPSNCGNLTVPYPFGLGQGTACSFDSSFDIICNTSFNPPRPFFPSLDLEILDIKDDKIRIKNRVAANCFDESGNQTTSFFASFNLANTSFAFSVDNMFTVLGCDEFALINGTERRNFTNGCVSLCSSRDDVIEHECTGLGCCQTVIPKGLQRFRLRLRSFFNHMDTVEFNPCGYAFLGDPDRFNFSSFDLSDLSFRNRAMDDVPVILEWAIGSQNCSEVRKSGNFACLENSICVDSEAGIGGYLCECAEGYQGNPYLSPGCTDINECESNPCDEHGICANTPGSFTCSCKKGFSGNGTKQGRGCVAEDSKFPVMRFSLGMSFGFLGLIFTATFIYFTITKRRMMRLREKFFQQNGGLLLKQQLSLNENNVKSTRIFTAEELEKATNKYAEERILGRGGYGIVYKGILKDQQVVAIKKSRVMDQNQMEQFINEVIILTQINHRNVVKLLGCCLETEVPLLVYEYISNGTLFQHIQNSGGVTWFSWDNRLRIAAESAGALSYLHSAAAMPIIHRDVKSPNILLDEYYTAKISDFGASRLVPIDQTQVSTLVQGTIGYLDPEYFHTGQLTEKSDVYSFGVVLAELMTGRKPLANTRVEEEKCLTTLLILSMKENRLFQIVDPRVRREGSMEQIQRVAELVKQCLRLHGEQRPTMREVANELEHLRRLANHPWIQHEAQEEEAVGLMSEQESDLYAVSIHPGEYSGEPNTGSIPLLNPVTYPR, encoded by the exons ATGTCTCTACGTTCTCTTTTCTTGAACTTAATCATCTTCTTCAATCTTCTCCCATTTGCACACAGCGACATCATCAGCAAGCCGAATTGCCCCAGCAACTGCGGCAACTTAACAGTTCCATATCCATTCGGACTCGGCCAAGGAACAGCCTGTTCCTTCGATTCTTCGTTCGACATAATCTGCAACACTTCATTCAATCCCCCGAGACCCTTTTTTCCTAGCCTCGATCTTGAGATTCTCGACATCAAAGACGACAAGATACGGATCAAGAATCGAGTAGCAGCAAACTGTTTCGACGAATCAGGCAATCAAACGACTTCTTTTTTCGCCTCGTTCAATCTAGCCAACACTTCTTTTGCCTTTTCTGTTGATAACATGTTTACAGTATTGGGGTGCGACGAGTTTGCGCTGATAAACGGTACCGAAAGGCGTAACTTCACTAATGGATGCGTCTCATTGTGTTCCAGCAGGGACGATGTGATCGAGCATGAATGTACTGGGCTTGGATGCTGTCAAACTGTGATCCCAAAAGGTTTACAGAGATTTCGTTTAAGACTACGTTCGTTTTTTAATCACATGGATACAGTAGAGTTCAATCCTTGTGGTTATGCATTTCTTGGAGATCCTGATAGGTTCAATTTTAGTTCGTTTGACCTCTCCGACCTGAGTTTTCGAAACCGGGCTATGGATGATGTTCCTGTGATTCTTGAGTGGGCGATTGGGAGTCAGAATTGTAGTGAAGTTCGGAAATCCGGTAATTTTGCGTGTCTCGAAAATAGTATCTGTGTTGATTCTGAAGCCGGGATCGGAGGGTATCTGTGTGAATGCGCAGAAGGGTATCAGGGGAATCCATATCTCAGTCCAGGCTGCACAG ATATTAATGAATGCGAGAGTAATCCATGTGATGAACATGGGATTTGTGCAAATACACCTGGAAGTTTTACATGTTCTTGCAAGAAAGGATTTTCGGGAAATGGAACAAAACAGGGGCGTGGATGCGTAGCTGAGGACTCCAAGTTTCCAGTTATGAGGTTTTCATTAG GCATGAGTTTCGGTTTCTTGGGCTTGATTTTCACAGCCACTTTCATATATTTTACCATAACAAAACGGAGGATGATGAGACTAAGAGAGAAATTCTTTCAGCAAAATGGAGGGTTGCTGTTAAAGCAGCAACTTTCTTTAAACGAAAACAATGTGAAATCAACGAGAATCTTCACAGCTGAAGAGCTCGAAAAGGCCACCAACAAGTATGCAGAAGAGCGAATACTAGGCCGAGGTGGCTATGGTATTGTGTACAAAGGAATCCTCAAAGACCAACAAGTGGTAGCCATTAAAAAATCACGAGTAATGGATCAGAATCAGATGGAGCAGTTCATAAACGAGGTGATCATTCTGACTCAAATCAATCATCGAAACGTGGTTAAGCTTCTAGGATGTTGTCTGGAAACAGAAGTACCTCTATTAGTCTACGAATATATTTCAAACGGTACACTCTTTCAACACATCCAAAACAGCGGAGGAGTGACATGGTTTTCGTGGGATAATCGTTTAAGAATCGCAGCAGAATCAGCCGGGGCGTTATCCTATCTCCATTCTGCTGCAGCAATGCCCATCATACATAGAGATGTCAAGTCCCCAAACATATTACTAGATGAATATTACACCGCGAAAATATCAGATTTCGGGGCTTCAAGATTAGTCCCCATTGATCAAACACAAGTCTCTACTCTAGTCCAAGGTACAATAGGGTACTTGGACCCCGAGTACTTCCACACAGGCCAGTTGACAGAAAAGAGCGATGTTTACAGTTTTGGGGTCGTTCTTGCGGAACTAATGACGGGCAGGAAGCCTCTTGCGAACACAAGGGTTGAGGAAGAGAAGTGTTTGACCACATTACTCATCCTGTCAATGAAAGAAAACCGCTTGTTCCAAATCGTGGATCCTCGGGTTCGAAGAGAGGGGAGCATGGAGCAAATCCAGCGTGTTGCGGAGCTGGTGAAACAGTGCCTTAGGTTGCACGGTGAGCAGAGGCCAACGATGAGAGAAGTGGCGAACGAACTCGAGCATTTGAGGAGGTTGGCTAATCATCCCTGGATTCAGCATGAAGCTCAAGAAGAAGAAGCCGTGGGATTGATGAGTGAGCAAGAATCAGATTTGTATGCAGTATCAATCCATCCTGGGGAGTACTCAGGGGAACCTAATACAGGATCTATTCCTCTGCTGAATCCTGTCACTTATCCCAGGTGA